AAAGCTCACCTCAGCATCACCATTGAAATATTTGCTTTTCTTTGATCTTGCAACcatcttttcatttctttaaatattttttcttttaattttaaaacaatatTTTTGTAAGAAAGGCTCATGGGATATTGATTTGTGTATCATATAATGACTATTCAAGCTCTTTGGTTTCTCATATGCTTCTTAATTTGTGTCATttaaaacaataataaataattattctTCTATTCATTTAAGTTATGATCTGACTTTTTAAATGATCTCGCTTTTTGGATTTTCTGTTTATTGCAGTGATGAAATAGGTTTCTTGGGCCCATCTCAGTTTGCTTCACTAGATCAGGATTTAAGTGGTTCTTCTCTTGACCAGTGCACTCCTATTCAGTTGGCTGATGTTAGTCTAGAGACTAATATAGTAGATTTGAATACAGTTCAATATGACAAAAAAAATTTCTGGAACAGAAATAATAAATTGGCAATCTCCACTGATGTGCTATCTCATTTGTACATTGCTGCTCGCATGCATATATGTACGCATCTAGAAGATATAAACCATCTATCAACTTAACACTGAACAAAGGTGCCTTTTGCAGTGCATCTGCTCAGGAAAACTCTGATCACCTTCTTGAAGATGAAATTCTAAAACACACGAAGGCCTTACTGATTTTAAGCTGCAACTTCAGCAGTGCTTGGAATGACAGGTCAGTTCTAGTTTAAAGTTACCCTTTTGAATCAGGCTCTAACGATCACTATGTCTATAGCATTTTCTTCCATGAGTTTGgattgatttaagtttgaaagcACTGAAATCActcttttaataaattttcatcaaatttcttgaataactgaatgcattttagaatggagaAATACTGAGAGgtgctttatttttattttatctttttaacAATCTACATGTTTATTTTAGTACTCTTTCTATGTACTTTACGTGTCTATTGTTTCCTAATGTTGCTTTGCATATTTTCTTCGAtggttctatgggcatttagactAATAGAAACATTAGGAAAAGCCATCAGTAATCTTCATTTTAGCACTAACTGCACAAAATAGCTACAGAAAATCTTCATTAAGATATTGCGTGTGTTTGGTAGGTAGAAAGTCATGAtgattgttttgttttgtttcatTAAGATATTGCGTGTGTTTGTTTCTTCATTAAGATATTTCAGTAATGCTCATGTATGGACTTGAAACATATTATTGCTACTTTTGTAGGTGGATACAGGACAGTCGAGATCAGTACACTAAGGAGCGTCTGGATTCAGTAATTGATCAGTACACTAAGCGTCTGGATTCAGTAACTACTGTACTATTTTGAGAAAACAGATTGTTGGCTACTTCAGTATTCAGTATTCAGTAAACTGATTGTTAGCTAAACAGATTGTAGCTGTTCAAAACAGAttttttgtgctcttttgttttatatgtgaatatcactatatactttgaaacagaattagtgttaattttgatatttactagcttctcatgtaattaattactaatattacttcaacgtcagatttctattattttgatgagtttgaaatcattaactgagttgattatatgtaaaattctaatcTAGAcatgataaaagaaaattaatagtttcgtaaatataaaaataatgatttttaaataattttttttctttaaaacgacaacgcttttaaagcgttgcaaaaagtgttgtctttgtaaaaaaacaacaacgctttaaaagcgttgcaaaACGTTGCCTTTGcataaaacgacaacgcttttaaagcgttacaaaagcgttgtctttggtacaaacgacaacgctttaaaagtgttgtcgttgagcagacttttaacaacagtgcctttaacaacgctttttcaggcacaaagacaacgctttaaaagcgttgtctattaacttttttgttgtagtgtgtgaCATAATGATCATAGGTCGAGTCCTAAAAACTCATGACCTAATATTCATCCCACCACATATCTTCCGtttgtatattttatatttatctcCTTTCATACTCATGAGACCGGtgctaaaaaaaaatgattaagatagcaatttttgtatatatatatatatatatatatatatatatatatattagaatttAAATTCTGTCTTCTTATCTATGCAACATACCCATGAgcaaaatcttttaatttttgtccatACTACTCCAATGCCGTGTTGGGTAGATTGATTGAATTAATGCACACGTTTATCTCATAATTATAGTTTCTTGATAAGCCCCAATAAATTCCTATTAATTCCAGGGTCATTTTCGCATTGACGGCATGGACAACAACATGGGCAACGAATTGAAAACACCCCTTAAGTCGTTTTCAGCAAACTTACAGTTTACCCTCTCATGCATTAAAAGCTTCATTATCTCCCTCGTAGAGTTTGTTTATGCACTTTATAGAAACTTAAAGGGAGTGAAATAAAATGGACATGAGAAAACTCACCAAGGTAAGTTTTATGCCTAGTTTACTCCGTAAGGCGAACAATACGAGGATGAATTATCCTTGTGGATATATGAGGGTTAGatgtaaacaaaataataaacttGGTGATGGCAGTGAGCTCCCGGCAAAGCGACCACTAGGCTCACGAGTAGACCATGAACTTGGGGCCAAGAGGTCGCCGTGACTTTTCAACTAGCCATCATTGTAAGCTTGCACGGAGGCCGCGGACTCAAAGACTAGTGACCATTGTTCCAAGGCCATGAGCTCATTGTTAGGCTCACCAGCACGAGCACGAAGGGGTGTTTAAGAGGAACTGAAATAGTGCTCCATTTGATTTTAAGCATATTAATGCAATCGTGCCCTCGGTGatctaactattttttttaatactagACAAAGAATTTAGCTAAAAATGGATATAAAGACTCACCCTTGCCgcagtatttttgcaacaaacaaccatggtaagaaGGCTGCGAGCTCATTGTTAGGCTCATGACAAGCATTGTTAGGCTCATTGTTAGGCAGAGAGCTCTTAAACGAATCAAGAATCTAGCCAAAATTAATCCATGAATAGATTGAAAACTTACCATATTAATTAACATGTGTCCTTAGTGATCTAACTATTTTTTTAATGCTAGACAAAGAACTTAGATATGAAAACTCACCATTGTCGCGGTGATTTTGCAACAAACAACCATTGTAAGCTTGCAAGAAGGCCACGAGCTCAAGACTAGTGGCCATTGTTCCAAAGTCGTGAGCTCATTGTTAGCATCACGACAAGCATGAAGGGGTTCTTGATCTTAAACGAAATAAGAACCTAGCTAAAATGAATACATAAATAGATTGAAAACTTATCATATTAGTACAATCACGGCCTCAATGATCTAATTATTTCTTTAATGCTAGACAAAGAACTTAGCTAAAATGAATATGAAAACTCACCAATGTCGCGGTGATTTTGCAACAAACAACCATTATTCCAAAGTCGTGAG
This window of the Zingiber officinale cultivar Zhangliang chromosome 3B, Zo_v1.1, whole genome shotgun sequence genome carries:
- the LOC122056641 gene encoding uncharacterized protein LOC122056641 isoform X1; amino-acid sequence: MEKDSSFSRGSEMSLLEQFEGILEGDKLIDEIGFLGPSQFASLDQDLSGSSLDQCTPIQLADVSLETNIVDLNTVQYDKKNFWNRNNKLAISTDVLSHLYIAARMHICTHLEDINHLST
- the LOC122056641 gene encoding uncharacterized protein LOC122056641 isoform X2, whose protein sequence is MEKDSSFSRGSEMSLLEQFEGILEGDKLIASAQENSDHLLEDEILKHTKALLILSCNFSSAWNDRWIQDSRDQYTKERLDSVIDQYTKRLDSVTTVLF